In a single window of the Elaeis guineensis isolate ETL-2024a chromosome 4, EG11, whole genome shotgun sequence genome:
- the LOC105037717 gene encoding epoxide hydrolase 2-like isoform X1 — MEKIEHSFLSIRGLNLHIAHIGKGELGTVVFLHGFPEIWYSWRHQMIAVAEAGFRAIAPDFRGYGLSEQPPEPEKATWEDLVDDLLAILDSLSIPKVFVVGKDFGAKPAYDFVVSHPDRVAGVITLGIPFPSKLSSRDSLPEGFYIFRWGKPGRAEADFARFDVKTVVRTVYILFSKSEIPIAGEGQEIMDLADSTTPLPEWFTDEDLAAYASLYEKSGFKFPLQMPYRSLTKWAYESDPKVEVPALLVMGEKDYCLKFPGVEDYIRSGMVKNVVPDLEIIYMPEGSHFVQEQFPDQVNQHIIKFLKSHV; from the exons ATGGAGAAGATCGAGCACTCTTTTCTCAGCATTAGAGGCCTCAACCTCCACATAGCCCACATAGGAAAAG GAGAATTGGGGACTGTGGTATTCCTCCATGGATTCCCAGAGATATGGTACTCCTGGAGGCACCAAATGATCGCCGTCGCCGAAGCTGGATTCCGAGCCATCGCCCCCGACTTCCGTGGATACGGCCTCTCCGAGCAACCCCCGGAGCCCGAGAAAGCAACGTGGGAGGACCTCGTCGATGATCTCCTCGCCATCTTGGACTCCCTCTCCATCCCCAAG GTTTTCGTGGTAGGGAAGGATTTTGGGGCCAAACCGGCATATGATTTCGTCGTCTCTCACCCGGATCGAGTGGCAGGAGTCATCACTTTGGGAATTCCTTTTCCTTCCAAACTTTCCTCTCGTGATAGCCTCCCGGAAGGATTCTACATATTCAGATGGGGG AAGCCAGGCCGAGCAGAGGCAGACTTTGCCCGTTTTGATGTAAAGACAGTGGTGCGCACTGTCTACATTCTTTTTTCCAAGAGTGAGATTCCAATAGCAGGGGAAGGCCAGGAAATTATGGACCTGGCAGACTCTACTACTCCATTGCCGGAATGGTTCACCGATGAAGATCTTGCAGCCTATGCTTCTCTGTATGAGAAGTCCGGGTTCAAGTTCCCACTCCAAATGCCATATAG GTCACTGACCAAGTGGGCTTACGAATCTGATCCCAAAGTAGAAGTCCCTGCGCTGTTGGTGATGGGTGAAAAGGACTACTGTCTCAAGTTTCCAGGAGTGGAGGACTACATCAGGAGTGGAATGGTGAAGAACGTTGTGCCTGATCTGGAGATCATATACATGCCTGAAGGAAGTCATTTTGTTCAGGAGCAGTTCCCTGACCAAGTGAACCAGCACATCATCAAATTCCTTAAGAGCCATGTCTGA
- the LOC105037717 gene encoding epoxide hydrolase 1-like isoform X2, whose translation MEKIEHSFLSIRGLNLHIAHIGKGELGTVVFLHGFPEIWYSWRHQMIAVAEAGFRAIAPDFRGYGLSEQPPEPEKATWEDLVDDLLAILDSLSIPKKPGRAEADFARFDVKTVVRTVYILFSKSEIPIAGEGQEIMDLADSTTPLPEWFTDEDLAAYASLYEKSGFKFPLQMPYRSLTKWAYESDPKVEVPALLVMGEKDYCLKFPGVEDYIRSGMVKNVVPDLEIIYMPEGSHFVQEQFPDQVNQHIIKFLKSHV comes from the exons ATGGAGAAGATCGAGCACTCTTTTCTCAGCATTAGAGGCCTCAACCTCCACATAGCCCACATAGGAAAAG GAGAATTGGGGACTGTGGTATTCCTCCATGGATTCCCAGAGATATGGTACTCCTGGAGGCACCAAATGATCGCCGTCGCCGAAGCTGGATTCCGAGCCATCGCCCCCGACTTCCGTGGATACGGCCTCTCCGAGCAACCCCCGGAGCCCGAGAAAGCAACGTGGGAGGACCTCGTCGATGATCTCCTCGCCATCTTGGACTCCCTCTCCATCCCCAAG AAGCCAGGCCGAGCAGAGGCAGACTTTGCCCGTTTTGATGTAAAGACAGTGGTGCGCACTGTCTACATTCTTTTTTCCAAGAGTGAGATTCCAATAGCAGGGGAAGGCCAGGAAATTATGGACCTGGCAGACTCTACTACTCCATTGCCGGAATGGTTCACCGATGAAGATCTTGCAGCCTATGCTTCTCTGTATGAGAAGTCCGGGTTCAAGTTCCCACTCCAAATGCCATATAG GTCACTGACCAAGTGGGCTTACGAATCTGATCCCAAAGTAGAAGTCCCTGCGCTGTTGGTGATGGGTGAAAAGGACTACTGTCTCAAGTTTCCAGGAGTGGAGGACTACATCAGGAGTGGAATGGTGAAGAACGTTGTGCCTGATCTGGAGATCATATACATGCCTGAAGGAAGTCATTTTGTTCAGGAGCAGTTCCCTGACCAAGTGAACCAGCACATCATCAAATTCCTTAAGAGCCATGTCTGA